The stretch of DNA CCTTCACGCTGCTCAAAGTAGAGCAGCAGCGCTCCTCCGAGGTTGATCCCCGCCGGAAAGCGGTGGCTGGTCATCGCCGAGACCACCTGCCTGGCCTTGTCGTAATACTTCGACTCCACGCCCTTCGTCGGGTTTGATGCCACACTCGCAAGCACGTTTTTGGGAACGACCTTCTGCGTCTTCAGGTCAACGAGCCAGGCGGGCCCGACCTCCACGTTGGCGTCCTTAAATGCGTAGCGCACCAGGAAGAACGAGGGCCCAAAGCGAGTCTCCCCCCACCACTGCGCTTGCCAACCTGCCGACTCCGGGCCGGAGATCTTCAGCTTCTCGCTGATAAAGCCCTCGTCCGCCATCAGCGCCCCGACCGTGGCCGGTTCCGCGTCATCGCCGGCTTCTTCCGCCAGGCCCTTGACGCGCGAACGTTGCACAAGCGCAATCGCCGCATCTCCCTGATCGGCCCAGGGATTCTTGCGCTCGCGAGCCTCGCGCTGCTCGACCACGGCCTGCTCCACAATGACCATTTCTGCATCACGAGTCAGGGCAATGACCATCAGCACCCCGGCGACCACGATCAGCGAGATGACCACCCCGAGCACGATTTGAAGAATTGTACGAGTTTCCATGGCGAGCGCCGTCCTGGTGTACATCAGGTCGCGTGCAATGCGCGCGACCTACAAAACAAAGGGCCTGCCGAAGCAGCAACCCCGGGGCAACCTAGACCTCATCATCGTCAACCAACCCCATGAGCTCTGGCGAGATCATGATCTTGGCCTCTTCCCCAACCTCCGGAGCACGAGGTTGGTGCGTGCTGCGAACTTCCGACTCACCTGCCATCGCCCCGCGACCGACACTACTCTCGTCCGACACATTCGCCCCGTCCTCCTGTGACAACCCGGCGGGGGTGCGAGTCTTCATGCGCTGTCGCAAGCGCTCCTTGAGGTCCAAGCTCGACTCAGCTCGGAGCGAGCGCAGGCGCGCCAGGTCAGCATCGAGATCGACTGTTTTGGCAACATCCTCATCGACGTTGCGTTCGCCCTCAACGCTGCCAGCTGCTCCGGAAAAGGACGAGGCCATTGAGGCCATAACCCCTTCGCGAGAGAGCGGACGCTCGAACTGCACCGTGGCTCGCAGGTCTTCATCAGCCCCGGCCGCCGCCGCTCTCCCAAAGCTCACCGAAGCGCCAGATGGCGGTTCAGGATCCGAATCATCGTAGGCATCGTCGATACTGCCAAAGGTCCAATCGCCAGCATCCGACGCGTCGGAGTTGGAGTCCCCGATCTGAGACGTGGCATTGTCCCAGGGATTGAGCGTTGTATCGCCATCAAAATCATCGCGGAAAGCGTCCAGGCGCAGCGTCGGCCGGTGCGCAAACGCCCGCTCATCGCCATCCGCCTCCATCTCACTCTCGCTCAACGCGTCGGAGGATGCCGGCGGCCAGTCCATCTGCGGCGAGGAGGCAGACTCCAACCCGTCGCGCCCTGCGTCCTGCGTCGTGACATCATCCTCGACAGCCGACTCGGAATCCTGCCCGCCCACACTGGCCTCGAAGTTCGCCGATTCGGCGAGGAAACGTTCCTCAATGCGCCGGATATCCTCAGTAAAGACCAGCGAGCCGGAGGGAGGCGTAAAATCTGCCGAGGCATCCGGGTCCTCCCGCCAGTCGTCAGGACTGAAACGATACTCCGCCGGCACCGACTGAAGACGATCCGCAAATACCTGCACGAAGTTCCAGAGCAGCTTGATCGCCAGCCCCGGATCACTGCGCAGAATCCCCATAAACTCATCCCGCGCAATCGAGAAGAGTGTGGTCGGCTCCAGCGAGCGCACCAGCAAACGGTTATCGTTATCATCCTGCGCATCGATCAGCGCCATCTCGCCAAAATGCTCCCCGGTCGTCAGGACGCTGACCCGCTTCCCATCCAGATGCAGCGACACCGACCCTTTGAGGATCACAAAGAGACAATGTGCCACACTCACCGGAGAGGTCACCTCCTGGTCGGGCTCAAATTCTACGACCTTGCCCAGGCGCCAGATATGCTCCAGCTCCTGCCCCGAGAGGTAATGAAAGTACGAGGTGGCTCGAACCAATTCTAGCGCCTGATCCGGCTGATTAGCCTGCGCGTCAACGGCATCGACGACAATCACGGTGATATTATCTTTCCCGCCGCTTTCATTGGCGAAATCGATGCACCGCGTAATGATCTCCTGCAGGTCATCACCGGAGGTCATATCAAGGACGTCGATCTCTTCTTCGAAATAACCGCTCAACCCGTCGGAACACATCATCATGCGATCACCCCGGTCGATGCCAAATTCAAAAGCATCCACCTCCACGAACTCACGCACCCCCACCGCCCGCGTCACCGCGTTATTATGCGGGAAGTCGCGCTCGCGGGTATCTGCGGGGAGCTTTCCCTGGCGGATCATCTCATTGAGCAGAGAGTGATCCGTCGTAACCTGCTCCACC from Lujinxingia litoralis encodes:
- a CDS encoding protein phosphatase 2C domain-containing protein, with the protein product MDLRFWAATDTGRVRDHNEDNFLVDKRLQLFVVCDGMGGHAAGEVASAVCVRTVREVIAGAGELITHVQEAPEDPQVQQAVVDLLRQAVQAACARIFEMAQQDTSRRGMGTTCTALLISGAHGFVGHVGDSRLYRVRQGEVEQVTTDHSLLNEMIRQGKLPADTRERDFPHNNAVTRAVGVREFVEVDAFEFGIDRGDRMMMCSDGLSGYFEEEIDVLDMTSGDDLQEIITRCIDFANESGGKDNITVIVVDAVDAQANQPDQALELVRATSYFHYLSGQELEHIWRLGKVVEFEPDQEVTSPVSVAHCLFVILKGSVSLHLDGKRVSVLTTGEHFGEMALIDAQDDNDNRLLVRSLEPTTLFSIARDEFMGILRSDPGLAIKLLWNFVQVFADRLQSVPAEYRFSPDDWREDPDASADFTPPSGSLVFTEDIRRIEERFLAESANFEASVGGQDSESAVEDDVTTQDAGRDGLESASSPQMDWPPASSDALSESEMEADGDERAFAHRPTLRLDAFRDDFDGDTTLNPWDNATSQIGDSNSDASDAGDWTFGSIDDAYDDSDPEPPSGASVSFGRAAAAGADEDLRATVQFERPLSREGVMASMASSFSGAAGSVEGERNVDEDVAKTVDLDADLARLRSLRAESSLDLKERLRQRMKTRTPAGLSQEDGANVSDESSVGRGAMAGESEVRSTHQPRAPEVGEEAKIMISPELMGLVDDDEV